From the Flavimarina sp. Hel_I_48 genome, one window contains:
- the ribB gene encoding 3,4-dihydroxy-2-butanone-4-phosphate synthase, which produces MNTDSISLPIKLNTISEAIEDIKAGKVIIVVDDEDRENEGDFLAAAEMATPEVINFMATNGRGLICTPITEERCKELKLDMMVGTNTDPMETAFTVSVDLKGKGVTTGISAADRAKTIQSLVDTSTKPWDLSRPGHIFPLKAKQGGVLRRTGHTEAAIDFARLAGLKPAGVIVEIMNEDGSMARLPHLVEVAQKFDLKIVSIEDLVAYRMQHDSLILKKEDFDIETRFGTYRLRAYSQTTNNQVHLALTKGEWKPEEPVLVRMNSTFVNDDILGTLTNNSDEVLDDMFKSINENGKGAIVFINQENASSFLLSRLTELRNLQSKGESKAPKAKMDTKDFGIGAQILHDLGICKIRLLSNSDISTKRVGIEGYGLEITERVNY; this is translated from the coding sequence ATGAATACTGACAGCATTTCCTTACCCATTAAACTCAATACCATATCTGAGGCCATTGAAGATATCAAAGCCGGAAAGGTCATTATTGTGGTAGATGATGAAGATCGTGAAAATGAAGGTGATTTTCTGGCTGCCGCCGAAATGGCAACCCCGGAAGTCATTAATTTTATGGCCACAAATGGCCGCGGACTCATCTGTACCCCCATAACCGAAGAACGCTGTAAAGAACTGAAGTTGGACATGATGGTGGGCACCAATACAGACCCTATGGAAACCGCCTTTACCGTTTCCGTAGATCTTAAGGGAAAAGGAGTGACCACGGGCATTAGTGCAGCAGACCGCGCAAAAACCATACAGTCCCTTGTTGATACCAGTACCAAACCCTGGGACCTCAGCAGGCCTGGCCATATTTTTCCGCTAAAGGCAAAACAAGGTGGTGTTTTGAGAAGGACCGGCCATACTGAAGCCGCCATTGACTTCGCCCGTCTTGCAGGGCTCAAACCTGCAGGTGTAATCGTAGAGATCATGAACGAAGATGGTTCTATGGCACGCTTGCCCCATCTGGTGGAAGTAGCTCAGAAATTTGATCTAAAGATTGTTTCTATAGAAGATCTTGTGGCCTACAGAATGCAGCATGATTCCCTGATCCTGAAAAAGGAGGATTTTGATATCGAAACCCGTTTTGGCACGTATCGCCTGCGCGCATATTCCCAGACTACTAACAATCAGGTACATCTTGCTTTGACAAAAGGGGAATGGAAACCGGAAGAACCGGTGCTTGTACGTATGAATTCTACCTTCGTCAACGATGATATTCTGGGTACGTTGACCAATAATTCTGACGAAGTCCTGGATGACATGTTTAAATCCATAAATGAAAATGGCAAGGGCGCTATTGTGTTCATCAATCAGGAAAACGCTTCTTCCTTCCTACTCAGCCGACTTACAGAATTGAGAAATTTACAGTCAAAGGGCGAGTCAAAAGCACCAAAGGCGAAAATGGACACTAAGGATTTTGGAATTGGTGCCCAGATTTTACACGATTTAGGGATCTGCAAAATACGTTTGCTATCCAATTCTGATATATCTACAAAACGGGTGGGAATTGAAGGTTACGGACTGGAAATTACCGAACGGGTAAATTATTAG
- a CDS encoding NAD(P)H-dependent oxidoreductase translates to MNIIDSLQWRYATKKFDDARQIPQDKLDIITQAFNLTATSYGLQPVRLLVVQDKKLQEELVAQAMGQRQVVDASCVLVFCIEKNVKSPYVHEYFDNVKSTRDTPEKTLAPFREMLADKFDSQTKEETRNWAINQAYLAMGNLMTVCALEGIDACPMEGFEPDGFDKMLELDVLNISSILIMPIGYRAEDDMFSKFEKVRRSVEDTVIYR, encoded by the coding sequence ATGAACATAATAGACAGCTTACAATGGCGCTACGCCACAAAAAAATTTGATGATGCCAGGCAGATCCCGCAGGATAAGTTGGACATCATTACCCAGGCCTTCAATTTAACGGCCACCTCATACGGCCTGCAACCGGTAAGACTGCTAGTGGTGCAGGACAAAAAGCTACAGGAAGAGCTGGTAGCTCAGGCCATGGGGCAGCGCCAGGTTGTAGATGCCTCGTGCGTACTGGTCTTTTGTATAGAAAAGAACGTCAAATCACCGTACGTTCATGAATATTTTGACAACGTCAAATCTACACGCGATACCCCCGAAAAAACCTTGGCTCCATTTAGGGAAATGCTGGCAGATAAATTCGATTCACAAACAAAAGAGGAAACCCGAAACTGGGCTATCAATCAGGCTTATCTTGCGATGGGAAATTTGATGACTGTTTGCGCGCTGGAGGGTATTGATGCGTGCCCCATGGAAGGTTTTGAGCCTGATGGTTTTGATAAGATGTTAGAGCTGGATGTCCTAAATATTTCTTCCATACTGATAATGCCTATCGGCTATCGCGCCGAAGATGATATGTTCTCCAAATTTGAAAAAGTACGCCGCTCCGTAGAGGATACGGTTATATATCGCTAA